A single region of the Ascaphus truei isolate aAscTru1 chromosome 6, aAscTru1.hap1, whole genome shotgun sequence genome encodes:
- the LOC142496926 gene encoding uncharacterized protein LOC142496926 encodes MSFQVRTMQLLAEAHNHEEGWFQKQMCALVLKAGSDQGSLGSRENARGQGGSHATCAEAWPSSSDEGGPSYGAREALVVQKGKSGTAGTRSTSLRGAGTSSTARKRSGPWVELAVRGLEDKGLGAGPDRRFKTPPGTGASKGKRKRVACLGNKGVTLPGIVSSPGPQVLELGLAGNAEARMISAVVKGVQLALLPMTTLLSTKQAVEACKSSERQGGSDSATVEQWVESWLRCLWVWRVQQVVPLAQCRKLFKMRWHRPQHCRCRWRDKELI; translated from the exons ATGTCCTTTCAGGTCCGCACCATGCAGCTTTTGGCGGAGGCGCACAACCATGAGGAAGGATGGTTTCAGAAGCAGATGTGTGCACTAGTGCTGAAAGCTGGAAGTGATCAAGGAAGTTTGGGCAGTCGTGAAAACGCGAGAGGACAGGGCGGTTCCCATGCTACCTGCGCTGAGGCGTGGCCATCATCAAGTGATGAAGGGGGTCCTAGTTACGGAGCACGGGAGGCGTTGGTGGTGCAGAAGG GTAAATCTGGAACGGCCGGGACGCGGTCGACCTCGCTTCGTGGCGCTGGTACGTCGTCCACGGCTCGCAAGCGGTCCGGGCCTTGGGTTGAGCTTGCTGTCAGAGGCTTAGAGGACAAGGGTCTTGGGgcaggtcccgacaggcggttcaaAACACCGCCGGGGACTGGGGCATCGAAGGGTAAGCGAAAAAGAGTTGCTTGTTTGGGAAATAAGGGCGTTACCTTGCCGGGCATTGTTAGCTCCCCTGGGCCACAGGTGTTGGAGTTGGGGTTAGCGGGCAATGCCGAGGCAAGAATGATTAGTGCGGTGGTTAAGGGCGTTCAGTTAGCTTTATTGCCGATGACAACGTTATTATCCACTAAGCAAGCAGTGGAGGCATGCAAGTCAAGTGAGCGGCAGGGGGGGTCAGATTCAGCAACCGTGGAACAGTGGGTGGAGAGTTGGCTCAGGTGTCTTTGGGTGTGGAGAGTACAGCAGGTTGTACCCTTAGCACAGTGCCGAAAGTTATTCAAGATGCGTTGGCATCGGCCACAGCATTGCCGGTGCAGGTGGCGGGACAAGGAGCTGATTTAA